A window of the Blastopirellula sediminis genome harbors these coding sequences:
- a CDS encoding TROVE domain-containing protein, translating to MANKSLFSGRNSKLPRAAARNEAGGRAYRLVPKHALAQLAATGCFNGAFYTTAEMQLDELLGLIAQVDDNRFLAKLALYAREKAFMKDMPAALLLALAKRDTKLMHQIFDRVVDNGRVLRTLFQMIRSGQFGRTSLSASLQRAFQRWLNEASESKLLSASIGANPSLRDVLRLARPTPKDNARRALFGWLTDKEVEKWAPATEADLPQLVQRLIAYRKANSGEAQAEIARGLNVRWDLLADAAINRQVWTEIARQMGPQALRMNLNTLRRHDVLRDPEMIRFVADRLGDAEEVRRGRQFPYQYLAAYLNADPEMPHEVRAALKQAAEIACGNIPQLPGPIVIGLDTSGSMTWSVTGNRGHGATSKMRCVDVAALFAAAILRRNPDSVVIPFDTKAYDARLDPDDSILSLSERLAKYGGGGTDCSLPLRAANEKYGKRKFAGCVLVSDNESWVGRGRHGSTGVMTAWNEFVANQQKLGVSAPKLVCIDIQPYQTTQAPEREDILNVGGFSDAVFNVVAAFLRDDQTRLVREVEAIAL from the coding sequence ATGGCCAACAAAAGTCTATTCTCGGGTCGTAACAGCAAACTACCGCGAGCCGCCGCACGCAACGAAGCCGGCGGTCGCGCGTATCGATTGGTGCCGAAGCATGCGCTTGCGCAGCTGGCGGCGACCGGCTGCTTCAACGGCGCCTTCTACACGACGGCCGAGATGCAGCTCGACGAGCTGTTGGGTTTGATCGCGCAGGTCGACGATAACCGCTTCCTGGCGAAGCTGGCGCTCTACGCGCGCGAGAAGGCCTTCATGAAGGACATGCCGGCCGCGCTATTGCTGGCGCTGGCGAAGCGCGACACGAAGCTGATGCACCAGATCTTTGATCGGGTTGTCGACAACGGTCGCGTGTTGCGGACGCTGTTCCAAATGATTCGCTCGGGCCAATTTGGCCGGACGAGCCTCTCGGCGTCGCTGCAACGTGCGTTCCAGCGTTGGCTGAACGAGGCTTCGGAAAGCAAGCTGCTGTCGGCGTCGATCGGCGCGAATCCATCGCTGCGCGACGTGCTACGTCTGGCTCGGCCAACGCCGAAGGATAACGCACGGCGTGCGCTGTTCGGTTGGCTAACCGATAAGGAAGTCGAGAAGTGGGCGCCGGCGACGGAGGCCGACTTGCCGCAATTGGTGCAGCGACTGATTGCGTACCGCAAGGCGAACAGCGGCGAGGCGCAGGCGGAAATCGCCCGTGGCCTGAACGTTCGTTGGGACTTGCTAGCGGATGCGGCGATCAATCGCCAGGTTTGGACCGAGATCGCGCGGCAAATGGGTCCGCAGGCGCTCCGGATGAACCTGAACACGCTCCGTCGGCACGACGTGCTGCGCGACCCGGAGATGATTCGCTTTGTGGCGGATCGCTTGGGGGATGCGGAGGAAGTCCGCCGCGGTCGTCAGTTCCCGTACCAGTACCTGGCAGCGTACCTGAACGCGGATCCGGAGATGCCGCACGAGGTACGTGCGGCGCTGAAGCAAGCGGCGGAGATCGCTTGCGGCAACATTCCGCAGCTGCCGGGTCCGATCGTGATCGGTCTCGATACGTCGGGTTCGATGACCTGGTCGGTGACCGGTAATCGCGGCCACGGCGCAACGAGCAAGATGCGGTGCGTCGACGTGGCGGCGTTGTTCGCGGCGGCGATCCTGCGTCGCAACCCCGACAGCGTGGTGATTCCGTTCGATACCAAGGCCTACGACGCGCGGCTCGACCCGGACGACTCGATTTTGAGTCTGTCGGAGCGGCTGGCGAAGTACGGCGGCGGCGGAACGGACTGCTCGCTGCCGCTGCGTGCGGCCAACGAGAAGTACGGCAAGCGGAAGTTTGCAGGCTGCGTATTGGTCAGCGACAACGAGAGCTGGGTCGGCCGCGGCCGTCATGGCTCGACCGGCGTGATGACGGCTTGGAACGAGTTCGTCGCGAATCAACAGAAGCTGGGCGTAAGCGCGCCGAAGTTGGTTTGCATCGACATCCAGCCGTACCAAACGACGCAGGCGCCGGAGCGCGAGGACATTTTGAACGTCGGCGGCTTCAGTGACGCGGTGTTCAACGTGGTCGCCGCGTTCCTCCGCGACGACCAAACGCGGCTCGTCCGCGAGGTCGAAGCGATCGCGCTGTAA
- a CDS encoding RtcB family protein, translating into MNGRQLQKLGVPDTCHREAITAIQFAISSGATNSKQIKTTIKQILDAPEAYVADEHFGQFAQALIEDRDFVRPEPVAYETWGREGIDLESHYQMRQACSVPVAVAGALMPDAHVGYGLPIGGVLACENAVIPYAVGVDIACRMKLSVLDIAPESMDSEFNRFKEALEGGTRFGVGGEYQKPMSHDVMDADWSITRITREKKDRAWKQLGTSGSGNHFVEFGLLTLAERDDELGLDAGNYVALLSHSGSRGAGAAVCSTYSSIAQTSLPKRYEDFGRLAWLDLNSEAGQEYWAAMNLMGDYAAANHDVIHRQVSKLLGSHIIAGVENHHNFAWKETHGGKEVIVHRKGATPAAKGELGVIPGSMADPAFVVRGKGNPASLGSASHGAGRQMSRTKAKEKYSWKAVKNDLERKGVRVLSAGADEVPGAYKDIRQVMNEQADLVDIIARFDPKIVKMCDDGSKAED; encoded by the coding sequence ATGAACGGACGGCAACTGCAAAAGCTCGGCGTACCGGATACGTGTCACCGCGAGGCGATCACGGCGATTCAATTCGCGATTTCTTCGGGTGCGACCAACAGCAAGCAGATCAAGACGACGATCAAGCAGATCCTGGATGCTCCGGAAGCCTATGTGGCGGACGAGCACTTCGGCCAGTTCGCGCAAGCGCTGATTGAAGACCGCGATTTCGTCCGGCCGGAACCGGTTGCGTACGAAACGTGGGGTCGCGAAGGGATCGACCTGGAGTCGCACTACCAAATGCGGCAAGCATGCAGCGTACCGGTAGCGGTCGCTGGCGCGCTGATGCCGGATGCGCACGTCGGGTACGGTTTGCCGATCGGCGGCGTGTTGGCGTGCGAAAACGCGGTCATCCCGTACGCGGTTGGCGTTGATATTGCGTGCCGTATGAAGCTGTCGGTTCTGGACATTGCGCCGGAGTCGATGGATTCGGAGTTCAATCGCTTCAAAGAAGCGCTGGAAGGCGGTACGCGGTTCGGCGTCGGCGGCGAGTATCAAAAGCCGATGTCGCACGACGTGATGGACGCCGACTGGTCGATCACGCGGATTACGCGCGAGAAGAAGGACCGCGCGTGGAAGCAGCTAGGTACGTCGGGTTCGGGCAACCACTTCGTCGAGTTCGGTCTGCTAACGCTGGCCGAGCGAGATGACGAGTTGGGCCTGGACGCGGGTAACTACGTAGCGCTGCTAAGCCATAGCGGAAGCCGTGGCGCCGGCGCCGCGGTTTGCTCGACGTACAGCTCGATCGCGCAAACGTCGCTGCCAAAGCGGTACGAAGATTTCGGCCGGTTGGCGTGGCTCGACCTGAACTCGGAAGCGGGTCAGGAATACTGGGCGGCGATGAACTTGATGGGCGACTACGCCGCGGCGAATCACGATGTGATTCACCGTCAGGTGTCGAAGCTGTTGGGTTCGCACATCATCGCTGGAGTCGAGAATCACCACAACTTCGCCTGGAAGGAAACGCACGGCGGCAAGGAAGTGATCGTTCACCGCAAGGGAGCGACGCCGGCCGCGAAGGGCGAATTGGGCGTGATTCCCGGTTCGATGGCTGACCCGGCGTTCGTCGTCCGCGGCAAGGGAAATCCTGCGTCGCTCGGCTCGGCGTCGCACGGCGCAGGCCGGCAAATGTCGCGCACCAAGGCCAAGGAGAAGTACAGCTGGAAAGCGGTGAAGAACGACCTCGAAAGGAAGGGCGTTCGCGTACTCTCGGCCGGCGCGGACGAAGTGCCTGGCGCGTACAAAGATATTCGCCAGGTGATGAACGAGCAGGCCGACCTGGTCGACATCATCGCCCGCTTCGATCCCAAGATCGTGAAGATGTGCGATGACGGCAGCAAGGCCGAAGATTAA
- a CDS encoding RNA ligase family protein, protein MMNTREINLRRLNSATKYPSIPTYHAIGERGVLLEEAIALESDALIVTEKVDGTNSRMIVMPDGYFLIGSREELLHARGDLVCNPALGIVETLRATAERIVARYRTPEDTVTTVYLETYGGKTTAAAKQYTSCREFGYRVFDVSRVSLSRLEEEPEAIALWRENGGQEFLDEGALAAFVAEMDLELTPRIAVVDGIPTSIEATHEWLIGCMPTSLVKLDEAAGGRPEGVVVRTNDRRQIVKIRYEDYERTAKRYAKQRSK, encoded by the coding sequence ATGATGAACACCCGCGAGATCAATCTGCGCCGACTTAACAGCGCAACGAAGTACCCATCGATTCCTACCTACCACGCGATCGGCGAACGAGGCGTGCTGCTGGAGGAGGCGATCGCGCTGGAAAGCGATGCGCTGATCGTGACCGAAAAGGTCGACGGCACGAACAGCCGCATGATCGTGATGCCGGACGGATACTTTCTGATCGGCAGTCGCGAAGAGCTGCTGCACGCGCGGGGAGACCTGGTCTGCAACCCGGCGCTTGGCATTGTTGAAACGCTGCGGGCGACGGCGGAGCGGATTGTCGCTCGTTACCGTACGCCGGAGGATACCGTCACGACGGTCTACCTCGAAACGTACGGCGGCAAGACGACCGCGGCGGCAAAGCAGTACACCAGTTGCCGCGAGTTCGGCTACCGCGTCTTCGACGTCAGCCGCGTATCGCTCAGCCGACTCGAAGAAGAGCCGGAGGCGATTGCGCTCTGGCGCGAAAACGGCGGCCAGGAATTCTTGGACGAAGGCGCGTTGGCGGCCTTTGTCGCTGAAATGGACTTGGAGCTGACGCCGCGGATTGCGGTGGTCGACGGGATTCCAACTTCAATCGAAGCGACGCACGAGTGGCTCATCGGTTGTATGCCGACGAGCCTGGTAAAGCTAGACGAAGCGGCCGGCGGTAGACCGGAAGGAGTGGTCGTGCGCACGAACGATCGCCGCCAGATCGTCAAGATTCGTTACGAAGACTACGAGCGCACCGCCAAGCGATACGCGAAGCAGCGCTCGAAGTGA
- a CDS encoding ThuA domain-containing protein encodes MIRFGLLLIASLFVFPTAILAESLVYEGEAGVGKGKHIVFLAGDHEYRSEEALPALARILAKRHGFKCTVLFSVDPKTGDILPGSSYMPGTEALETADLMVIFLRFQNFPEEQMQPIVDYLERGGPVIGMRTATHAFKIPGDAKFARFDTNFKGKEYEKGFGRQVLGETWAGHYGTNHKMSTRLDIIPEQKDHPILRGVEKPWVQSGGYWADPMPDSVVLANAQPLSAMTPDAAPAEGKMPCPGVWVRTYEGKDGAVGRVFTTTNGASEDLLDDDFRRMLINATYWSLGLEEKITPELAIDFVGPYQPVTFSFGGHRKGVQPLELKGWDSPILPDHSQEKK; translated from the coding sequence ATGATCCGCTTTGGTTTGCTGCTGATCGCTTCCCTGTTCGTCTTCCCGACGGCGATTCTCGCTGAATCGCTCGTCTACGAAGGGGAAGCCGGCGTCGGCAAGGGAAAACATATCGTCTTCCTCGCTGGCGATCATGAATATCGTTCGGAAGAAGCCCTCCCGGCGCTGGCCCGTATTTTGGCCAAGCGTCACGGCTTCAAGTGCACCGTCCTCTTTTCGGTCGATCCGAAGACCGGCGACATCCTCCCCGGTTCCAGCTATATGCCGGGAACCGAGGCGCTCGAGACCGCCGATCTGATGGTGATCTTCCTCCGCTTCCAGAACTTTCCGGAAGAGCAGATGCAGCCGATCGTCGATTACCTGGAACGCGGCGGTCCGGTGATCGGCATGCGAACCGCTACCCACGCGTTCAAAATCCCCGGCGACGCAAAGTTCGCTCGCTTCGACACGAACTTCAAAGGGAAAGAGTACGAAAAAGGATTCGGACGCCAAGTGCTTGGCGAGACGTGGGCCGGCCACTACGGCACGAACCACAAGATGAGCACGCGGCTCGATATCATTCCCGAGCAAAAGGATCACCCGATCCTCCGCGGCGTCGAAAAGCCGTGGGTTCAATCAGGCGGCTACTGGGCCGATCCGATGCCCGATAGCGTCGTCCTGGCCAACGCGCAGCCGCTCAGCGCCATGACTCCCGACGCCGCCCCGGCCGAAGGGAAAATGCCGTGCCCCGGCGTTTGGGTTCGCACTTACGAAGGAAAAGATGGCGCCGTCGGTCGCGTCTTCACCACCACCAACGGCGCGTCGGAAGATTTGCTCGACGACGACTTCCGCCGGATGCTGATCAATGCGACTTATTGGTCGCTTGGTCTGGAAGAGAAGATCACGCCCGAGTTGGCGATCGACTTCGTCGGCCCGTATCAGCCGGTTACGTTCAGCTTTGGCGGACACCGCAAAGGGGTGCAGCCGCTCGAGCTGAAAGGTTGGGACTCGCCGATCCTGCCCGACCATTCGCAAGAAAAGAAATAG
- a CDS encoding class I adenylate-forming enzyme family protein, which produces MRSDPESVALASAKMQWTWRQLDDVSTHLAQQYLQLGLRPGDRIASLMPNRTSLVIHYLACLKSGLVATPLNYRYMPPEIDHALQLSGASILLHHGERDADVAACPMIEHLPYGTIRYRAEDSVGLQWESLMGQAPVDAPLETPDADSPAFIYFTSGSTGKPKGVVHTQRTFNAMLTSVIAGMELTPDDTFLPASSFSHIGASLFGLATLTAGGRLLVPRTADAPEVLPLLETFRPTVMLMLPAPLIALVRDHEVRQDNFASIRLCVSGGDRVSAVLEEEFAQLAGMPIDESYGMTEIGLATISPPSGEIRLGSLGKLCPGYRMSLRDAAGNEVEVGVEGRLWIQSSTNMTGYWRNAEATAETIKEGWLDTGDMVRLDDDGYLWFCGRQKQIIIHDGSNICPQEVEEAVAAHPAIDQVGVIGVHDVIHGENVRAFVTVKAGMERPTSAELIQFARERVGYKAPEEIVFLATMPLTASGKVNREALKQWTIEKLSPS; this is translated from the coding sequence TTGCGTAGCGACCCTGAGAGTGTGGCGCTCGCGTCGGCGAAGATGCAATGGACCTGGCGCCAACTCGACGACGTCAGTACGCACTTAGCGCAACAGTATTTGCAACTGGGATTGCGACCCGGCGATCGCATCGCATCGCTGATGCCGAACCGGACGTCGCTGGTGATTCATTACTTGGCTTGTCTCAAGTCGGGGCTGGTCGCCACGCCGCTCAACTATCGCTACATGCCGCCGGAGATCGACCATGCGCTGCAGCTGAGCGGCGCATCAATCTTGCTGCATCATGGCGAGCGCGACGCTGATGTCGCCGCGTGCCCGATGATCGAGCATTTGCCGTACGGCACGATTCGCTATCGGGCCGAAGATTCGGTTGGTTTGCAGTGGGAATCGCTGATGGGGCAAGCGCCTGTCGACGCTCCGTTGGAAACGCCGGACGCTGACAGTCCGGCGTTCATCTATTTCACGTCCGGCAGCACCGGCAAACCGAAAGGGGTCGTGCACACGCAGCGGACGTTCAACGCGATGCTGACGTCGGTCATCGCGGGGATGGAACTGACGCCGGACGATACCTTCCTGCCGGCCTCCTCTTTTTCGCACATCGGCGCATCTCTCTTTGGTTTGGCGACGCTGACAGCCGGGGGGCGACTGTTGGTTCCGCGCACGGCCGACGCGCCAGAAGTCTTGCCGCTGCTCGAAACGTTTCGCCCGACCGTCATGCTGATGTTGCCGGCGCCGCTGATCGCGCTGGTGCGCGACCATGAGGTGCGGCAAGACAACTTCGCATCGATTCGCTTGTGCGTCTCCGGCGGCGATCGGGTTTCGGCCGTTTTGGAAGAAGAGTTCGCTCAACTGGCCGGCATGCCGATCGACGAGTCGTACGGGATGACTGAAATCGGACTCGCGACGATCAGTCCGCCGTCGGGAGAGATTCGGCTCGGCTCGCTCGGCAAGCTTTGCCCGGGCTATCGGATGTCGCTGCGTGACGCCGCAGGAAACGAAGTAGAGGTCGGCGTCGAAGGTCGTCTCTGGATTCAGTCCAGCACCAACATGACTGGATATTGGCGCAACGCGGAGGCGACCGCTGAGACGATTAAGGAAGGTTGGCTCGATACCGGCGATATGGTTCGGTTGGATGACGACGGCTATCTCTGGTTCTGCGGCCGCCAAAAACAAATCATCATTCATGACGGCTCGAACATTTGCCCGCAGGAAGTGGAAGAAGCGGTCGCCGCCCATCCGGCGATCGATCAGGTCGGCGTAATCGGCGTGCATGACGTGATCCATGGCGAAAACGTCCGCGCGTTCGTCACCGTGAAAGCGGGCATGGAGCGGCCGACCAGCGCCGAGCTGATTCAATTCGCACGCGAGCGGGTCGGCTATAAGGCGCCGGAAGAGATCGTGTTTCTAGCGACGATGCCGCTCACCGCGAGCGGAAAAGTCAATCGCGAGGCGCTGAAACAGTGGACGATCGAAAAACTTTCGCCCAGCTGA
- a CDS encoding GDSL-type esterase/lipase family protein has product MISTQNFRRLLAAALLFSMSLTLVAQDAAPADAKFEIPATDDGLPGAGPIRRYDWFRNLWRSRRSQWAKKVEADQGAVVFLGDSITQGWGDNMGGGFGDMKVANRGISGDTTRGMLLRLDEDVLSLHPKAVVMLMGTNDLEEGAEPATIAANLKLIIAALKKHNPDMPIILCEVFPSSETKRRPADKIKEINRLYKEAVHGDPQITVVDTWTLFADKEGNAKAAEFPDLLHPNKVGYAMWTAALRPIFATLGYLETEPDNFEVEPGFVSLFNGKDLTGWMFKKTPEGQKFPKGLAWPTYSEDVVFDGKTKSDDGRYEAIHDRLVVTTPAEGRRIQQLWTTKEFPSDFILKLEFRATPNADSGVFLRAPQLQCRDYPLAGPYKELKNYKPGDWNEMVVTVKDNVAHCTCNGEVLEEALKLPETGPIGLEGDRGQMEYRRIRVKELK; this is encoded by the coding sequence ATGATTTCTACGCAAAACTTCCGCAGATTGCTCGCCGCCGCTTTACTTTTTTCGATGTCGCTCACGCTCGTCGCGCAGGATGCGGCGCCGGCGGACGCCAAATTCGAGATTCCCGCGACCGATGATGGTCTGCCGGGCGCCGGGCCGATTCGCCGTTACGATTGGTTCCGCAATCTGTGGCGTTCGCGTCGTAGCCAATGGGCCAAAAAGGTCGAGGCCGATCAAGGCGCCGTCGTCTTCCTGGGCGATTCGATCACGCAAGGTTGGGGTGACAACATGGGGGGCGGTTTCGGCGACATGAAAGTCGCTAATCGCGGCATCAGCGGCGATACGACCCGCGGCATGCTCCTTCGCCTGGATGAAGACGTCCTGTCGCTCCATCCCAAAGCGGTCGTCATGCTGATGGGAACGAACGACCTGGAAGAAGGCGCCGAGCCGGCCACGATCGCCGCCAACTTGAAGCTGATCATCGCGGCGCTGAAAAAGCACAACCCGGACATGCCGATCATCCTGTGCGAAGTCTTCCCCAGCTCCGAAACGAAGCGTCGTCCGGCCGACAAGATCAAAGAGATCAACCGTCTCTACAAAGAAGCGGTGCATGGCGATCCGCAAATCACGGTGGTCGATACCTGGACGCTGTTTGCCGACAAGGAAGGGAACGCCAAAGCGGCCGAGTTCCCCGATCTGCTCCACCCGAACAAGGTTGGCTACGCGATGTGGACCGCCGCGCTCCGCCCGATCTTCGCCACGCTCGGCTATCTCGAAACCGAACCAGACAACTTTGAAGTGGAGCCCGGCTTCGTCAGCCTCTTCAACGGCAAAGACCTGACCGGCTGGATGTTCAAGAAGACGCCGGAAGGGCAGAAGTTTCCGAAAGGCCTGGCCTGGCCCACCTACAGCGAAGACGTCGTCTTCGATGGAAAGACCAAAAGCGACGATGGCCGCTACGAAGCGATCCATGATCGCCTGGTGGTGACGACGCCGGCCGAAGGTCGCCGCATTCAGCAATTGTGGACCACCAAAGAGTTCCCCAGCGACTTCATCCTGAAGCTCGAGTTCCGCGCCACGCCGAACGCCGACAGCGGCGTCTTCCTGCGAGCCCCGCAGCTGCAATGCCGCGACTATCCCCTGGCCGGCCCTTACAAAGAGCTGAAGAACTACAAGCCGGGGGACTGGAATGAAATGGTCGTCACGGTCAAAGACAACGTCGCCCACTGCACCTGCAACGGCGAAGTCCTGGAAGAAGCGCTGAAGCTGCCCGAGACTGGACCGATCGGCCTGGAAGGAGACCGCGGGCAGATGGAATACCGCCGGATTCGGGTGAAGGAACTGAAGTAG